Proteins from a genomic interval of Pantoea deleyi:
- the pflA gene encoding pyruvate formate lyase 1-activating protein: MSVNGRIHSFESCGTVDGPGIRFITFFQGCLMRCLYCHNRDTWDTHGGKEISVDALMADVLSYRHFMNASGGGVTASGGEAILQAEFVRDWFRACKAEGIHTCLDTNGFVRRYDPVIDELLDVTDLVMLDLKQMNDDVHQILVGVSNHRTLDFARYLQKKGKRTWIRFVVVPGYSDDDDTAHRLGEFTRDMENVEKIELLPYHELGKHKWIAMGEEYKLEGVKPPTKETMERVKNILASYGHEVMY; this comes from the coding sequence ATGTCAGTTAACGGTCGTATCCACTCATTTGAATCCTGCGGAACCGTCGATGGTCCCGGCATCCGTTTCATCACCTTCTTCCAGGGCTGCCTGATGCGCTGCCTCTACTGCCACAATCGCGATACCTGGGATACCCACGGCGGCAAAGAGATCAGCGTCGACGCGCTGATGGCCGACGTGCTCTCCTATCGCCACTTTATGAACGCCTCGGGTGGCGGCGTAACGGCATCAGGAGGAGAAGCGATTCTTCAGGCTGAATTTGTCCGCGACTGGTTCCGCGCCTGTAAAGCAGAAGGTATTCATACCTGCCTCGACACAAACGGCTTTGTCCGCCGTTACGATCCGGTCATTGATGAGCTGCTCGACGTGACGGATTTGGTGATGCTCGACCTGAAACAGATGAATGATGATGTTCATCAGATTCTGGTTGGCGTCTCTAATCACCGGACGCTGGATTTCGCCCGCTACCTGCAGAAAAAGGGAAAGCGCACCTGGATCCGTTTTGTCGTGGTGCCCGGCTACTCCGATGATGATGACACAGCGCACCGGCTGGGCGAGTTCACCCGTGACATGGAGAATGTGGAGAAGATTGAGTTGCTCCCCTACCACGAGCTGGGCAAACACAAATGGATCGCGATGGGTGAAGAGTACAAACTGGAGGGCGTCAAACCGCCAACAAAAGAGACCATGGAGCGGGTGAAAAACATCCTCGCCAGTTACGGCCATGAAGTGATGTATTAA
- a CDS encoding MFS transporter, which yields MSTWSRPVILLLCGLMLMTVAIAVLNTLVPLWLTHDLLTTWQVGIVSSAYYTGNLAGTLLAGWLISQYGFNRSYYLATGLFALATLCLAMMQGFWLWSTLRFMAGAGCALMWVVVESALLCSGTVRNRGRLLAAYMIVYYLGTVAGQLLVSRLSTELLSVIPWVTSLVLCAVLPLVFTRVSASGEAAEAAPTRIWPMLRRRSSRLGINGCIISGIVLGSLYGLMPLYLSHQGMSDASVGYWMALLVSAGIVGQWPVGRLADRFGRMLVLRVQVFVVILGAMAMLSNAAMAPALFVLGLAGFTLYPVAMSWACETVAHHELVAMNQALLMSYTVGSLLGPAMTSVLMQNYSDRLLFVMIAAVSLIYLVMLLRKADQHATPVAHA from the coding sequence ATGTCCACCTGGTCACGCCCTGTGATTTTGCTGCTTTGCGGCCTGATGTTAATGACCGTCGCCATTGCCGTGCTCAATACGCTGGTTCCCCTGTGGCTGACCCATGATCTCCTCACCACCTGGCAGGTCGGCATCGTCAGCTCCGCTTATTACACCGGAAATCTTGCCGGCACGCTGCTGGCGGGCTGGCTGATCAGCCAGTATGGTTTTAATCGCAGCTACTACCTGGCGACCGGACTTTTTGCTCTGGCAACCCTGTGCCTGGCGATGATGCAGGGGTTCTGGCTATGGAGCACGCTGCGTTTTATGGCGGGTGCAGGCTGTGCGCTGATGTGGGTGGTGGTCGAGAGCGCACTGCTCTGCAGCGGCACCGTGCGTAACCGGGGACGGCTGCTGGCAGCCTATATGATTGTTTATTACCTGGGCACCGTTGCCGGGCAGCTGCTGGTCAGCAGGCTGTCTACCGAGCTGTTGAGTGTGATCCCCTGGGTGACCTCGCTGGTGCTGTGCGCGGTGTTACCGCTGGTCTTCACCCGCGTTTCCGCCAGTGGTGAAGCGGCGGAAGCGGCCCCGACGCGCATCTGGCCGATGCTCCGTCGCCGGAGTTCACGCCTGGGGATCAATGGCTGCATTATCTCTGGCATTGTTCTCGGCTCGCTCTATGGCCTGATGCCGCTCTACCTCTCACATCAGGGCATGAGCGATGCCAGTGTCGGTTACTGGATGGCGCTGCTGGTGAGCGCAGGAATTGTCGGGCAGTGGCCGGTGGGGCGTCTGGCCGATCGCTTTGGCCGGATGCTGGTGCTGCGTGTGCAGGTCTTTGTCGTGATCCTGGGCGCGATGGCGATGCTAAGCAATGCCGCTATGGCTCCGGCGCTGTTTGTTCTCGGGCTGGCGGGCTTTACGCTCTATCCGGTGGCGATGTCCTGGGCGTGTGAAACCGTCGCACATCATGAACTGGTTGCGATGAACCAGGCGTTACTGATGAGCTATACCGTGGGCAGCCTGCTTGGCCCGGCCATGACCTCCGTGCTGATGCAGAACTATTCTGACCGCCTGCTGTTTGTGATGATCGCTGCCGTGTCGCTGATCTATCTGGTGATGTTGCTGCGCAAAGCCGATCAGCATGCCACACCGGTGGCGCATGCCTGA